One Alkalidesulfovibrio alkalitolerans DSM 16529 genomic region harbors:
- a CDS encoding glycosyltransferase family 2 protein, translating into MDLKVSVVMPVYDTESYLSTAVRSVLAQTFTDFELLVLDDESPGDVPAVLRTFDDPRIRYLRHQNGGPAYTRNQGVLHGRGRYVAFLDSDDEWLPEKLEIQVALLDARPDVHVVYTQRQTMDERGRTVPGFRPRLHEGFILDELYVDNFICMSSAMLRREVFEAAGLIDENLRMSEDFDFWLRVACAHRFAAIDEPLVRYRTHSGQVSRDVERRVRVVWEIRREFDKAHGHLVSRTARRRARALHHSGKGFRAELAGAGFGVVAPHYLQALASYPLDEFSWRGLARTMLPAWGLSLLRRIRSRGEGA; encoded by the coding sequence GTGGACCTGAAAGTCAGCGTCGTCATGCCGGTCTACGACACGGAGAGCTATCTTTCGACAGCCGTGCGTTCCGTGCTGGCGCAGACGTTCACGGATTTCGAACTGCTCGTGCTGGACGACGAATCGCCTGGCGACGTGCCCGCCGTTCTGCGGACTTTCGACGATCCCCGCATCCGCTACCTGCGGCATCAAAACGGCGGTCCGGCCTATACCCGCAACCAGGGTGTGCTCCACGGCCGGGGGCGCTACGTGGCCTTTCTCGATTCCGACGACGAATGGCTGCCCGAAAAGCTGGAAATACAGGTGGCGCTGCTCGACGCGCGGCCCGACGTGCACGTGGTCTACACCCAGCGCCAGACCATGGACGAGCGGGGACGGACCGTGCCGGGATTCAGGCCACGCTTGCACGAAGGGTTCATCCTCGACGAACTCTATGTGGACAATTTCATCTGTATGTCTTCGGCCATGCTCAGGCGTGAGGTCTTCGAGGCCGCAGGGCTGATCGACGAGAACCTGCGCATGAGCGAGGACTTTGACTTCTGGCTGCGGGTGGCTTGCGCGCACCGATTTGCGGCCATCGACGAGCCGCTGGTGCGCTACCGCACGCATAGCGGCCAAGTCTCGCGCGATGTGGAGCGCAGGGTGAGGGTCGTCTGGGAGATACGCCGCGAATTCGACAAGGCGCACGGCCACCTCGTGAGCCGCACGGCGCGAAGAAGAGCCAGAGCCCTGCATCATTCGGGTAAGGGGTTCCGGGCGGAGCTTGCAGGAGCGGGGTTTGGCGTTGTCGCGCCCCATTACCTGCAGGCGCTCGCGAGCTACCCGTTGGACGAGTTCTCTTGGCGGGGGTTGGCCCGGACCATGCTGCCCGCATGGGGCCTTTCGCTGTTGCGACGAATCAGGAGCAGGGGGGAGGGCGCATGA
- a CDS encoding DUF2334 domain-containing protein — MSKAAPPEKTVTVVLRYDDYGPASDTAIERGILESLARHGLSCVFGVVPFTAMDIAVGGQSLCANEEKSTMLRQAVADGVVEAALHGCSHQRLTERGPGSRPTEFAGRGYETQLALILRGRKELEACTGRVPDCFIPPFNSYDVETVWALERVGIGCLSASMFGFAPERTSMRFLPQTCNLTQMRAAVEAARAGTDAKPLVVPLFHEFDFVENSAQRGRMSLGQFDGLLAWLAAQPDVTVRTAAQIQAEGHDLGVERYRAQQRFLMASLHPRAARVVRAEPARLRYLERDRAERLRRAVVRKTAASYALAALCAAGGGVAAVVAGLPKGLLLGLAGGANAAWVAMLLRRKGDIYYNAARLSVFLAALLAGVWAA, encoded by the coding sequence ATGAGCAAGGCCGCACCTCCGGAAAAGACGGTCACGGTCGTCCTGCGTTACGACGACTACGGGCCCGCGAGCGATACGGCCATCGAGCGAGGCATCCTGGAGAGCCTTGCACGGCACGGCCTTTCGTGCGTCTTCGGTGTGGTTCCCTTCACAGCTATGGACATCGCGGTCGGCGGGCAGTCACTGTGCGCGAACGAGGAAAAATCCACCATGCTGCGTCAGGCAGTGGCCGACGGAGTGGTCGAGGCGGCGCTGCACGGCTGCTCCCACCAGCGGCTCACGGAACGCGGGCCGGGCAGCAGGCCCACGGAGTTCGCCGGGCGGGGCTACGAGACCCAACTCGCCCTGATCCTGCGAGGCAGGAAGGAACTCGAAGCCTGCACCGGCCGCGTACCCGACTGTTTCATTCCGCCCTTCAACAGTTACGACGTTGAGACGGTGTGGGCCTTGGAGCGGGTGGGAATCGGTTGTCTTTCTGCTTCCATGTTCGGGTTTGCTCCAGAACGGACGAGCATGCGTTTTCTGCCCCAGACGTGCAACCTGACGCAGATGCGTGCCGCTGTGGAAGCGGCGCGCGCGGGAACAGACGCCAAGCCTTTGGTTGTGCCGTTGTTCCACGAATTCGACTTCGTCGAGAACTCGGCACAACGTGGACGCATGAGCCTCGGGCAATTCGACGGGCTTTTGGCTTGGCTGGCCGCGCAGCCGGACGTAACGGTGCGCACGGCGGCCCAGATTCAGGCCGAGGGGCACGACCTGGGGGTCGAGCGCTACCGGGCGCAGCAGCGGTTCCTCATGGCTTCGCTGCATCCCCGCGCGGCCAGGGTCGTGCGGGCCGAACCCGCGCGGCTGCGCTACCTGGAGCGTGACCGTGCGGAGCGGCTTCGTCGCGCCGTGGTGCGAAAGACCGCCGCCTCCTATGCCCTGGCGGCCCTGTGCGCGGCTGGGGGGGGCGTTGCGGCCGTGGTCGCGGGCCTTCCCAAGGGACTGCTGCTCGGCCTCGCGGGCGGGGCGAACGCGGCCTGGGTGGCCATGCTGCTGCGCAGGAAGGGCGACATCTACTACAACGCGGCGCGGCTCAGTGTTTTTCTGGCAGCGCTTCTGGCGGGAGTCTGGGCGGCATGA
- a CDS encoding glycosyltransferase family 2 protein — MSGESTHSPRVSVIVPTYNYARFLPRALDSVLAQTWRDYEIIVVDDGSTDDTPEVAKAYGERIHYLRKENGGAATARNTGILAARGELLAFLDADDAWVPEKLARQVEYLDRHPEFGMVYSDMAHHVAGRKVHDAYLRERGYSKVAEGWIFDNLLRQCFIFTPTVMARRKCFDTVGLHDPELRTCQDVDMWLRIADRFMIGFIDAPLAVRHEHGDNSTRNWDNYLGNPIKMFLKLNASQADPARRAIFRERLRDMYFDLGWHQFRTGRMKQCRASMRESLRYGRPVCEAGKYIVLSFVPPWAINRLRMIAGRRPAKES; from the coding sequence ATGAGTGGCGAATCTACGCACTCCCCACGGGTCTCGGTGATCGTCCCGACCTACAACTACGCCAGGTTCCTGCCTAGGGCCCTGGATTCCGTGCTGGCGCAGACTTGGCGCGACTACGAGATCATCGTCGTGGACGACGGCTCCACCGATGACACTCCCGAGGTCGCAAAGGCTTACGGCGAGCGCATCCACTATCTGCGTAAGGAGAACGGCGGGGCCGCCACGGCGCGCAACACGGGCATTTTGGCGGCCAGAGGCGAGTTGCTGGCCTTTCTCGACGCCGACGACGCCTGGGTGCCGGAAAAGCTTGCCAGGCAAGTGGAGTATCTGGACCGACACCCCGAGTTCGGGATGGTCTATTCGGACATGGCGCACCATGTGGCGGGCAGGAAGGTGCATGACGCCTATCTGCGCGAGCGCGGGTACAGCAAGGTGGCCGAGGGTTGGATATTCGACAATCTCCTTCGGCAATGCTTCATCTTCACGCCGACGGTAATGGCGCGGCGGAAGTGCTTCGATACCGTGGGCCTGCACGATCCCGAGCTTCGCACCTGTCAGGACGTGGACATGTGGTTGCGCATAGCAGACCGTTTCATGATTGGCTTCATCGACGCTCCGCTGGCTGTCCGTCATGAGCACGGGGACAACAGCACGCGCAACTGGGACAACTATCTCGGCAACCCCATCAAGATGTTCTTGAAGCTGAACGCCTCGCAAGCTGATCCGGCCCGGCGGGCGATTTTCCGGGAAAGACTTCGGGACATGTATTTCGATCTTGGCTGGCATCAGTTCCGCACCGGCCGGATGAAGCAATGCCGTGCCTCGATGCGCGAGAGCCTGCGCTACGGTCGGCCGGTGTGCGAGGCGGGCAAGTACATAGTACTGTCGTTCGTGCCCCCATGGGCCATCAATCGTCTTCGCATGATTGCCGGACGCCGTCCGGCCAAGGAGTCGTGA
- a CDS encoding O-antigen ligase family protein → MLPLMLVGYLFLLIFRPYEYWPVLGALRVERVYMLTFMAMAFFSKEKRFIPHPINGMVVVFTLCLLVSGIFAYRWSSASVLIEDYLKFVIFYFMVIISVRNERDFRLVLLSFLVIMLLYVGKSAWEFFVHDRYQFTMGIKRMSGIDRTYGAPNSFSASICYSLPFLWAMLRHGIESKWLRWALWGYGALAMVAIMYSGSRSGMVTALLFFLLVLASAKRKFMGLVVIGVLLIVAWDNMPESLQTRFVSTFVRGQATAGADDSAEGRMKGFLQGVDVFKKNPLFGIGPANFQHSWPGIDTGYNAHNVYGQLMGELGILGVLSFGGLVWVVYRTNKNIMRRVKTLVERLRESIAAQAPPGKSGQGKNAAQGMGAQPEETVWEEKRQAVEQHVRHLNLYFLISQAVIQTLILMLFKGWGDHNLYRYTWLWLAAVTVLGYHFFQQEAAQHEEA, encoded by the coding sequence ATGCTTCCTCTCATGCTCGTCGGGTACCTTTTCCTGCTCATCTTCAGACCCTACGAATACTGGCCCGTTCTCGGCGCGTTGCGCGTCGAGCGCGTGTACATGCTGACCTTCATGGCAATGGCGTTTTTCAGCAAGGAGAAGCGGTTCATCCCGCATCCCATCAACGGCATGGTCGTGGTCTTCACGCTGTGCCTGCTGGTCTCGGGGATCTTCGCCTACCGCTGGAGTTCCGCTTCCGTGCTGATCGAAGACTACCTCAAGTTCGTCATTTTCTATTTCATGGTCATCATTTCGGTGCGGAACGAGCGAGATTTTCGACTCGTTCTGCTGTCGTTTCTGGTCATCATGCTGCTGTACGTCGGTAAGTCCGCCTGGGAGTTCTTCGTTCACGACCGCTATCAGTTCACGATGGGCATCAAGCGCATGAGCGGAATAGACCGCACCTACGGCGCGCCGAACTCTTTTTCCGCCTCCATTTGCTATTCCCTTCCGTTCCTGTGGGCCATGCTCCGACATGGCATCGAGAGCAAGTGGCTGAGATGGGCTTTGTGGGGCTATGGGGCATTGGCGATGGTGGCCATCATGTATTCCGGTTCCCGCAGCGGCATGGTCACGGCCTTGCTGTTCTTTCTCCTGGTGTTGGCAAGCGCCAAGCGGAAGTTCATGGGATTGGTCGTCATCGGTGTCCTTCTGATCGTGGCCTGGGACAACATGCCCGAGTCGTTGCAGACGCGATTTGTCTCCACGTTTGTCCGAGGACAGGCGACGGCAGGTGCCGACGATTCGGCCGAGGGCCGGATGAAGGGGTTCCTGCAAGGCGTGGACGTGTTCAAGAAGAATCCACTTTTCGGGATCGGGCCGGCAAATTTTCAACACAGTTGGCCGGGCATCGACACGGGATACAACGCACACAACGTCTATGGCCAGTTGATGGGCGAACTCGGCATCCTTGGAGTGCTCTCGTTCGGCGGGCTCGTGTGGGTCGTCTACAGGACCAACAAAAACATCATGCGCAGGGTCAAGACCCTCGTGGAGCGGTTGCGTGAGAGCATCGCGGCCCAGGCCCCACCTGGGAAGAGCGGCCAAGGGAAGAATGCCGCCCAGGGGATGGGCGCGCAGCCCGAAGAAACGGTCTGGGAGGAAAAACGGCAGGCGGTGGAGCAGCATGTGCGCCATCTGAATCTCTATTTCCTGATCTCCCAGGCCGTTATCCAAACCCTCATCCTGATGCTCTTCAAGGGGTGGGGCGACCACAACCTGTACCGCTATACGTGGCTGTGGCTGGCTGCGGTCACCGTGCTCGGGTACCATTTCTTCCAGCAGGAGGCCGCGCAGCATGAGGAAGCCTAG
- a CDS encoding glycosyltransferase family 4 protein has protein sequence MRKPRRLLTVARWPLGGIRTYMRYVYGRLGGDWRVTILAADTQESAALREDAAALGAELILSRPTAASFVSRIARTLAERRHDLIQSQGFISAIAACLANVPFKKPHVLTVHGVLEERFLRGVRGRLKRLATNTAIRSVDTVYGVGQDILDHLREEVPGLAGSRARQVAILNGIEPEMFLDPGNPGAFRARNDLSPDVFLFGFLGRFMPQKGFNKIIAALAKLSADGAAKRDYRLVAVGSGDYLDWYRKTAHEQGVAERIVFLPFQRDVAEVYRDLDAVVMPSNWEACPLQPMEALVSGVPLIVSDCIGLREVVRDTPAIVVPGGEPEGLARAMDELLSGHGSEAFADFRHEAARRFDVGRTAESVKRLFDDMAGRA, from the coding sequence ATGAGGAAGCCTAGGCGCCTGCTGACCGTGGCGAGATGGCCCTTGGGCGGCATCCGGACGTACATGCGCTACGTGTATGGCAGACTCGGCGGTGATTGGCGGGTCACGATCCTGGCCGCCGACACCCAGGAGAGCGCTGCCCTGCGCGAGGACGCGGCCGCTCTCGGAGCCGAGTTGATCCTTTCGCGGCCCACGGCCGCGAGCTTCGTCTCGCGCATCGCGCGTACTCTGGCCGAGCGCCGTCACGACCTTATCCAGAGCCAGGGATTCATCTCGGCCATTGCGGCCTGTCTGGCCAACGTTCCTTTCAAGAAACCGCACGTGCTCACCGTGCACGGGGTGCTGGAGGAACGCTTTCTGCGTGGCGTGCGAGGCAGGCTCAAGCGCTTGGCGACGAACACGGCCATCCGGTCCGTGGATACGGTGTATGGCGTGGGCCAGGACATCCTCGACCATCTACGCGAAGAGGTGCCGGGCCTTGCCGGATCGCGTGCGCGACAGGTGGCCATCCTGAACGGCATCGAGCCGGAGATGTTTCTCGACCCTGGAAATCCGGGCGCGTTCCGGGCCCGCAACGACCTGTCGCCGGACGTCTTCCTTTTCGGATTCCTAGGGCGCTTCATGCCGCAAAAGGGGTTCAACAAGATCATCGCCGCCCTGGCCAAGCTTTCCGCCGACGGAGCGGCGAAGCGCGACTACCGTCTGGTGGCCGTGGGTTCGGGCGACTACCTGGACTGGTACCGGAAGACGGCGCACGAGCAGGGGGTTGCCGAGCGCATCGTTTTTTTGCCGTTTCAGCGCGACGTGGCCGAGGTCTACCGCGATCTCGACGCCGTGGTCATGCCTTCGAACTGGGAGGCGTGCCCGCTGCAGCCCATGGAGGCGCTGGTCAGCGGCGTGCCGCTCATCGTCTCGGACTGCATCGGCCTGCGCGAGGTGGTGCGCGACACGCCCGCCATCGTGGTGCCGGGGGGTGAGCCCGAGGGGTTGGCGCGGGCCATGGACGAACTTCTTTCCGGCCATGGGAGCGAGGCGTTTGCGGATTTTCGCCACGAGGCGGCGCGGCGTTTCGACGTCGGCCGCACGGCCGAAAGCGTGAAGCGGCTTTTCGACGACATGGCGGGGAGGGCGTGA
- a CDS encoding carboxypeptidase-like regulatory domain-containing protein encodes MAVCLFCLLAGFWGGAPVRAESLPVDIAAQIPAPVTSPNRFGLSGDDAWLGAGQKMVAVKPRKRVVEITAPGTLDQPHTEYKLMNDVEADGTAFRIVKNNITLNLNGHTVTYGRNPTEEQAYGVCFTDQWTFEDVAVLNGAIIQAEPYADGALGKKWGLPYGSGFCPIYGMSLKGAEFAGLHLVYGGKDLSGIFAKGRLHIHHNTIEDRGHGVTNRHRGLAAIEGGSNGMRAHNNLILRARHNGIRAGKNCEIHRNIVFIDSEATNSAGIAAGGEIRENKIVAKGVHPLGFYLGGDVVGEGAKYVGNYVIAQNTRHSVEYGSAGAACLRLQWGDDIHVADNVFILQAENRADGFKSWGRALMVSLSEAGRKALFENNLIVAMGKDGMGKAAGIAVVANNQSSDLVFRNNIVVSTWADVLLADSYGHADGFPRFEDNTFMRAVHAPEFVTIRSQYSERPSTGVFVGTRFSGGASFEDVDLEFGGTGLKEIAVAARLEVAVAGEDGRPVAQAAVSIADVEGAEVFSGTTDDRGRVVAEIVQYRLTNRDKGKLNRIVGRLSGRDSWLSPHTPHEVTASSNGRAARARVEVDGDSRLDLTLR; translated from the coding sequence ATGGCAGTCTGCCTTTTCTGCCTCCTGGCCGGATTTTGGGGCGGGGCTCCGGTTCGGGCGGAGAGTCTGCCGGTCGACATCGCGGCTCAGATTCCCGCGCCGGTCACGTCGCCCAACCGCTTCGGGCTCTCGGGCGACGACGCTTGGCTCGGAGCCGGGCAGAAGATGGTTGCAGTGAAGCCGAGAAAACGGGTCGTGGAGATCACTGCTCCGGGAACCCTGGATCAGCCGCACACCGAATACAAGCTGATGAACGACGTAGAGGCCGACGGCACGGCTTTCAGGATCGTGAAGAATAACATCACGCTGAACCTGAACGGCCATACCGTGACATACGGCAGAAACCCCACTGAAGAACAGGCCTACGGCGTTTGCTTCACGGATCAATGGACCTTTGAGGACGTCGCCGTGCTCAACGGAGCTATCATCCAGGCCGAACCGTATGCGGACGGGGCTCTCGGCAAGAAATGGGGTCTTCCATATGGTTCCGGCTTTTGCCCGATATACGGAATGAGCCTGAAGGGTGCCGAATTCGCGGGGCTGCATCTCGTGTACGGCGGCAAGGATCTCTCCGGGATATTCGCCAAGGGACGGCTGCACATTCACCACAACACCATTGAGGACAGAGGGCACGGAGTAACGAACAGGCACCGGGGGCTCGCCGCGATCGAAGGCGGCAGCAACGGAATGCGAGCGCACAACAACCTCATCCTCAGGGCGCGTCACAACGGCATCCGGGCCGGGAAGAACTGCGAGATTCATCGAAACATCGTCTTCATCGACAGCGAGGCCACCAATTCAGCCGGAATCGCCGCAGGAGGCGAGATTCGGGAAAACAAGATCGTGGCCAAAGGCGTTCATCCCCTTGGATTCTATCTGGGGGGAGATGTTGTAGGTGAGGGCGCCAAATACGTGGGCAACTACGTAATCGCCCAGAACACCCGGCACAGCGTGGAATACGGCAGCGCGGGCGCGGCGTGCCTGCGGTTGCAGTGGGGGGACGATATCCATGTCGCAGACAACGTCTTCATCCTCCAGGCGGAGAACAGGGCCGACGGGTTCAAAAGCTGGGGGCGGGCGCTCATGGTCAGTCTGTCCGAGGCGGGGCGGAAGGCACTCTTCGAGAACAACCTCATCGTGGCCATGGGCAAGGACGGCATGGGCAAGGCGGCCGGGATTGCCGTCGTGGCCAACAACCAGTCCTCGGACCTCGTCTTTCGAAACAATATCGTGGTCAGCACCTGGGCCGACGTGCTCCTGGCCGACAGCTATGGCCACGCGGACGGATTCCCCCGTTTCGAGGACAACACCTTCATGCGCGCCGTGCATGCGCCCGAGTTCGTGACCATCCGCAGCCAGTATTCCGAACGGCCGAGCACGGGCGTGTTCGTCGGCACCCGTTTCTCGGGGGGGGCGTCCTTCGAGGACGTGGACCTCGAGTTCGGCGGAACCGGACTCAAGGAGATCGCAGTGGCCGCGCGGCTCGAAGTCGCGGTCGCCGGAGAGGATGGCCGTCCGGTCGCGCAAGCCGCCGTGTCCATTGCCGATGTGGAGGGGGCCGAGGTTTTTTCCGGCACGACCGACGACAGGGGCAGGGTCGTGGCCGAGATTGTGCAATACAGATTGACGAACCGCGACAAGGGCAAATTGAATCGCATAGTGGGACGGCTCTCGGGCCGGGATTCCTGGCTCTCGCCGCATACTCCGCACGAAGTCACGGCCTCGTCGAACGGCCGCGCGGCCAGGGCCAGGGTGGAAGTGGACGGTGATTCGCGGCTTGATCTGACGCTTCGTTGA
- a CDS encoding glycosyltransferase → MLKVLTSVPGNPEKFWGSRTTLADPRCIPVLFGKMGRIRRYAMALAVAVRMLRLRRRFDVVVVDGGPIGQWFSWLQSLLIFGRVPTLMIDCLWYRHDNPVVQGLKRLHKRLSALSVDRFLVWARHEVHEYAQEFGIPESKFVYVPFHITLEDYDFDVRDDGFVFAGGNGDRDYRVLVEAARGLGAPVFIATTDESLLKGVDIPPNVTVKGVSHEEFRRLMASCRIAVVPMRGGLLHSGGQQTFLNSMYLGKPTIVVGARVAEGYVEDGINGLVVDHGDAAGLAGAIASLWESPSLRERIGQAGRESAGERTTEAFMKDIHAHAMDVAGRNPAAEAANAGLSGTDALGENRKGETR, encoded by the coding sequence ATGCTCAAGGTGCTGACTTCGGTGCCGGGAAATCCCGAAAAATTCTGGGGAAGCCGGACAACGCTCGCGGACCCGCGCTGCATCCCGGTGCTCTTCGGGAAGATGGGCCGGATCAGGCGTTATGCCATGGCCCTGGCCGTGGCTGTGCGCATGCTGCGTTTGCGTCGCCGGTTCGACGTCGTGGTCGTGGACGGCGGACCCATCGGACAGTGGTTCTCCTGGCTGCAATCTCTGCTCATCTTCGGCCGTGTGCCCACGCTGATGATCGATTGCCTATGGTACCGCCACGACAATCCTGTCGTGCAGGGGCTCAAACGTCTGCACAAAAGGCTTTCGGCCCTGAGCGTGGACCGCTTCCTGGTCTGGGCGCGCCACGAGGTGCATGAGTACGCCCAGGAATTCGGCATACCCGAGTCCAAGTTCGTCTACGTACCCTTCCACATCACCCTGGAGGACTACGACTTCGACGTGCGCGACGACGGCTTCGTCTTTGCCGGGGGCAACGGCGACAGGGACTACCGGGTGCTCGTGGAGGCCGCGCGCGGCCTCGGTGCGCCCGTGTTCATCGCCACCACGGACGAAAGCCTGCTCAAGGGCGTGGACATTCCCCCCAACGTGACGGTGAAGGGAGTGAGCCACGAGGAGTTCCGGAGGCTCATGGCTTCGTGCCGGATCGCGGTCGTGCCCATGCGCGGCGGCCTGCTCCATTCGGGAGGGCAGCAAACCTTTCTCAATTCCATGTACCTCGGCAAGCCAACCATCGTGGTGGGGGCGCGCGTGGCCGAAGGATACGTGGAAGACGGGATCAACGGCCTCGTCGTCGATCACGGCGACGCGGCGGGCCTTGCCGGGGCCATCGCAAGCCTTTGGGAATCTCCGTCCCTGCGCGAGCGGATCGGCCAGGCAGGGCGGGAGAGCGCGGGAGAGCGGACGACCGAGGCTTTCATGAAGGACATTCACGCCCATGCCATGGACGTGGCGGGCCGCAACCCCGCGGCCGAGGCGGCAAATGCCGGGTTGTCCGGAACCGACGCCCTTGGGGAAAACCGGAAAGGAGAAACCAGATGA
- the xrtA gene encoding exosortase A: protein MTLAGSLREHRYEIVAFLVLLGVVYHSIFSAMVLDWYRDDNYSHGFLVPFIAGYLAYRRRDELAAAEVRPSNLGLLVIAGGFGLLMLGWFGTEYFTMRASMVVVLAGSVLYLFGRQVFGLLFAPIAYLLLMIPIPYIIYDAAAFPLKLLVTEVSVKALKVMGIVVWQEGNILMFPNITLEVADACSGLRSIMSLLALGAAYALVLYSSLRDRAILILSTLPIAVFTNCLRVIATGVLAQYIGSAAAEGFFHEFAGLFVFLTAVAMFLGLGAILRRIP from the coding sequence ATGACGCTTGCCGGAAGCCTGCGCGAGCACAGGTACGAAATCGTCGCGTTCCTTGTGCTGCTCGGCGTCGTGTACCATTCGATATTCTCGGCCATGGTGCTCGATTGGTATCGTGACGACAACTATTCCCACGGGTTTCTCGTGCCCTTCATCGCGGGATATCTGGCTTACAGGCGGCGAGATGAGCTTGCGGCGGCCGAGGTGCGGCCGAGCAATTTGGGCCTTTTGGTCATCGCGGGCGGATTCGGCCTGCTCATGCTCGGCTGGTTCGGCACCGAATATTTCACCATGCGGGCCTCCATGGTGGTGGTGCTCGCGGGAAGCGTACTCTACCTCTTCGGCAGACAGGTCTTCGGGCTGCTGTTTGCTCCCATCGCCTACCTTCTGCTTATGATTCCGATACCCTACATCATCTATGATGCGGCCGCCTTCCCGCTCAAACTCCTGGTCACCGAAGTTTCGGTCAAGGCCTTGAAAGTCATGGGCATCGTCGTCTGGCAGGAAGGCAACATCCTGATGTTCCCCAACATCACGTTGGAGGTCGCAGACGCGTGCAGCGGGCTTCGCTCCATCATGTCCCTGCTCGCTCTGGGCGCGGCCTATGCCCTGGTGCTATATTCATCGCTGCGCGACAGGGCCATTCTGATCCTGTCTACCTTGCCCATCGCCGTCTTCACCAACTGCCTGCGCGTCATCGCCACGGGCGTTCTGGCGCAATACATCGGCTCGGCGGCTGCAGAGGGCTTTTTCCACGAGTTCGCCGGATTGTTCGTGTTCCTCACTGCGGTAGCCATGTTTCTGGGCCTCGGCGCGATCCTGAGGAGGATTCCATGA
- a CDS encoding exosortase C-terminal domain/associated protein EpsI: MNLRKRFIVLFLLLAGAFGYLQLHEDIEVPLARPFHEFPVSLADWRMVGQANLSADVLNILKPTDYLSRRYVGSDGRAVDFYLSYFDGGKDTGGIHSPKHCLPGSGWTEFSSRRITLDVDGQGVNLVKAVYGIGNTRELLLYWFDIRGQTLSDEYSLKFMEIVGSALHRRRDESFIRISVPVDGDAERAFEHGVTFIRDFYPVIREFLPS; this comes from the coding sequence ATGAATCTGCGCAAGCGCTTCATCGTGCTTTTCCTTCTGCTGGCCGGGGCATTCGGCTACCTGCAACTGCATGAGGACATCGAGGTGCCCCTGGCCCGACCTTTCCACGAGTTTCCGGTGAGCCTCGCCGACTGGCGCATGGTGGGGCAGGCGAATCTGAGCGCGGACGTGCTGAACATCCTCAAGCCCACGGACTACCTCTCGCGTCGCTACGTGGGATCCGACGGGCGGGCCGTGGATTTTTATCTGAGTTATTTCGACGGCGGAAAGGACACCGGCGGCATCCACTCGCCCAAGCATTGCCTGCCGGGTAGCGGCTGGACCGAGTTCTCCTCCAGGCGTATTACGCTGGACGTGGACGGTCAGGGCGTCAACCTGGTCAAGGCGGTCTACGGCATCGGCAACACCAGGGAACTTTTGCTGTACTGGTTCGACATCCGGGGGCAGACGCTCTCGGACGAGTATTCACTGAAATTTATGGAAATCGTCGGTTCGGCCCTGCACCGACGCCGCGACGAGAGTTTCATCCGCATCTCCGTGCCCGTGGACGGCGACGCGGAGCGGGCCTTCGAGCACGGGGTCACGTTTATCAGGGACTTCTATCCGGTGATTCGGGAGTTCCTCCCGTCATAG